The following proteins are co-located in the Spirosoma montaniterrae genome:
- a CDS encoding MFS transporter, which yields MNQSVNATRLFNASCFALITTAFSFSIRAGILAQLGTELNLSAEQLGFINSMWFLGFPISMIIGGLVYNSVGPKLIMQVAFLCHTLGILLTIYAGSYTTLLISTLLIGIGNGCTEAACNPMIADTYTGNQMNKMLNRFHMWFPGGIVIGSLISKFMTDAGLPWQAQIWVIMIPTLIYAFLFFGQTFPVSKVVGATSLGNNFKAMLTPLYLFMFCCMALTAISEFGPQQWVGLIMSKSGATPMYILALTTGLMAIGRYFGGPIIHRLDQTGVLLGGAIFAAIGIYLFSTQTGPMAYVAAVFFAIGVCYFWPTMVGFIAERVPESGALGMSIIGGVGMFSTSIFNPIIGRWIDSERAEKATAGLTGDALELAAGQATLAKMTTFPLILIVAFTILWFWMRNRKPGHVDEKLVAEQPQL from the coding sequence ATGAATCAATCTGTTAACGCGACACGGCTCTTCAACGCGAGTTGTTTTGCCCTTATCACAACGGCCTTTTCGTTTAGCATCCGGGCCGGTATTCTGGCTCAGTTAGGAACGGAGCTTAATTTGTCAGCCGAACAATTGGGATTCATTAATTCCATGTGGTTCCTGGGCTTTCCCATCTCGATGATTATCGGCGGGCTGGTCTACAACTCGGTTGGTCCCAAGCTCATCATGCAGGTGGCGTTTTTGTGTCATACGCTCGGTATTCTGCTCACCATCTACGCCGGCAGTTACACTACGCTGTTGATCTCAACACTGCTCATCGGTATTGGCAACGGCTGTACCGAAGCGGCCTGTAATCCCATGATTGCCGACACGTACACTGGTAATCAGATGAATAAAATGCTGAATCGTTTCCACATGTGGTTTCCGGGCGGCATTGTAATTGGTAGCCTGATCTCGAAGTTCATGACCGATGCGGGCTTACCGTGGCAGGCACAAATCTGGGTTATCATGATTCCGACGCTGATTTATGCGTTCCTGTTCTTCGGTCAGACCTTTCCTGTGTCGAAAGTGGTGGGTGCCACGTCGTTGGGTAATAACTTCAAGGCTATGCTCACGCCCCTCTATCTGTTTATGTTCTGCTGTATGGCTCTGACCGCTATTTCGGAGTTTGGTCCACAGCAGTGGGTAGGGCTGATTATGAGCAAGAGCGGAGCTACGCCTATGTACATTCTGGCCCTGACTACCGGATTGATGGCAATTGGCCGGTACTTCGGTGGTCCCATTATTCACCGGCTCGACCAAACGGGTGTACTGTTGGGCGGTGCTATTTTTGCTGCTATCGGCATCTACCTGTTCAGTACGCAAACTGGTCCGATGGCCTATGTAGCGGCTGTGTTCTTCGCCATCGGCGTGTGCTACTTCTGGCCCACGATGGTCGGCTTCATAGCCGAGCGCGTGCCTGAAAGTGGTGCCCTCGGCATGTCAATTATCGGGGGGGTGGGTATGTTCTCAACGTCGATTTTCAACCCTATTATTGGCCGTTGGATTGATAGCGAACGGGCCGAAAAAGCAACCGCCGGTCTGACGGGCGATGCGCTTGAACTGGCTGCCGGGCAGGCTACACTGGCAAAAATGACTACCTTTCCCCTCATCCTGATCGTAGCGTTCACCATCCTCTGGTTCTGGATGCGCAACCGCAAGCCCGGCCACGTCGACGAAAAATTGGTAGCCGAACAGCCGCAGTTATAA
- a CDS encoding Gfo/Idh/MocA family protein has translation MGQVGGSLDAFIGAVHRRAAVFDHEIELVAGCFSQSPDKSKATGKALYLADDRVYDSFEQMILAEKERPDGDRIDFVSIVTPNHMHFPAAKMALENGFHVICDKPMTLNLQEAKDLADIVEKSGLVFGLTHNYTGYPMVKEARDMIRNGKLGKIRKIVVEYPQGWLSLDEENKDYKQAIWRTDPARSGAAGCMGDIGTHAENLAEYVTGLKISELCADLSTFVPGRALDDDGNVLLRFENGAKGVLHASQISNGEENSLKIFVYGELGGLEWHQMEPNTLKYKSQEGQRLIRPNVGAMSAAAKAHIRLPAGHPEGFFEAFANIYRNFAYAVRAHMAGKPADPIYDFPTVEDGVRGLAFIDTVIASNKSAEKWTKFVQ, from the coding sequence ATGGGGCAGGTTGGGGGTAGCCTCGACGCCTTTATTGGGGCCGTTCACCGCCGGGCCGCCGTCTTCGACCACGAAATAGAATTGGTAGCAGGCTGCTTCAGCCAATCGCCCGACAAATCAAAAGCGACCGGAAAGGCACTCTACCTCGCCGATGACCGCGTGTACGATTCCTTCGAGCAGATGATTCTGGCCGAAAAAGAACGACCCGACGGCGACCGTATCGACTTTGTGAGCATTGTGACGCCGAATCACATGCACTTTCCGGCAGCGAAGATGGCTCTCGAAAATGGCTTCCACGTCATCTGCGACAAGCCTATGACGCTCAACCTTCAGGAAGCCAAAGACCTCGCCGACATTGTTGAGAAGTCGGGATTAGTATTTGGCCTGACGCATAACTACACGGGCTACCCGATGGTGAAAGAAGCCCGCGACATGATTCGCAACGGCAAATTGGGCAAGATTCGTAAAATTGTGGTCGAGTATCCGCAGGGCTGGCTTTCGCTCGATGAAGAAAACAAAGACTACAAGCAGGCCATCTGGCGTACCGACCCGGCCCGCTCCGGTGCGGCAGGCTGCATGGGCGATATTGGCACCCACGCCGAGAACCTCGCCGAGTATGTTACAGGGTTGAAAATCAGCGAACTATGCGCCGACCTCAGCACCTTCGTACCGGGCCGCGCCCTTGACGACGACGGTAATGTGCTGTTGCGCTTCGAGAACGGCGCGAAGGGTGTGTTGCACGCCAGCCAAATCAGCAATGGCGAAGAAAATAGCCTGAAAATTTTTGTGTATGGCGAACTGGGCGGCCTGGAGTGGCATCAGATGGAGCCGAATACGCTTAAATACAAATCGCAGGAGGGGCAGCGGCTTATCCGGCCCAACGTCGGTGCAATGTCGGCGGCAGCGAAAGCGCACATCCGGCTCCCGGCGGGCCACCCCGAAGGTTTTTTTGAAGCCTTCGCAAACATTTATCGCAACTTCGCCTACGCCGTTCGCGCTCACATGGCTGGCAAACCCGCCGACCCAATTTACGACTTCCCAACCGTTGAGGATGGTGTGCGCGGCCTGGCCTTCATCGACACTGTGATTGCATCGAATAAGTCTGCCGAGAAGTGGACGAAGTTTGTTCAATGA
- a CDS encoding Gfo/Idh/MocA family protein has protein sequence MSKINIGVVGTGFIGPAHIEALRRLPNTNVLALCEVTPELARQKADQLGIERACTFEELLSMDDIQAVHICTPNFLHYSQSKAALLAGKHVVCEKPLAKDLHEAEELVQLAKETGLVNAVHFNLRYYPLVRQMRVMREKGELGELYSVIGSYLQDWLFYETDYNWRLEPDKSGDSRAIADIGSHLMDLLEYVTGVKTVAVMADFNTIHKTRKKPLKPVETYSGKMLQPEDYADVPINTEDHANVLLKFDNGNRGVITVSQVSAGRKNQLKIEISGAKKTFAFDSESPNQLWIGNRDGYNQTMNDDPSLVHAEARSVISFPGGHNEGFPDTSKQMFKEVYAAIEAGKQPENPTYPTFADGYRELLICEKILESNRKQAWVEVE, from the coding sequence ATGTCAAAAATCAACATCGGTGTTGTCGGTACTGGCTTTATTGGCCCGGCCCACATCGAAGCCCTCCGTCGCCTACCCAACACCAACGTGCTGGCTCTCTGCGAAGTAACGCCCGAATTGGCCCGTCAGAAAGCCGATCAACTCGGCATCGAACGCGCCTGTACGTTCGAGGAACTACTCAGCATGGACGATATTCAGGCCGTGCATATCTGTACGCCCAACTTCCTGCACTACAGTCAATCGAAAGCCGCGCTGCTGGCGGGTAAGCATGTTGTCTGTGAGAAGCCACTGGCGAAAGATTTGCACGAAGCCGAAGAATTAGTGCAACTCGCGAAAGAAACGGGACTGGTGAATGCCGTACATTTCAACCTGCGCTACTATCCGCTGGTGCGGCAGATGCGCGTGATGCGTGAGAAAGGTGAATTGGGTGAATTGTATAGCGTAATCGGCTCATATCTACAGGATTGGCTGTTCTATGAAACCGATTACAACTGGCGGCTCGAACCCGACAAATCGGGCGATAGCCGGGCCATTGCCGACATTGGTTCGCACCTGATGGATTTGCTCGAATACGTAACGGGCGTGAAAACCGTTGCCGTGATGGCCGATTTCAATACCATTCACAAAACCCGCAAAAAGCCGCTGAAACCGGTGGAGACCTATTCGGGCAAAATGCTCCAGCCCGAAGACTACGCCGACGTACCCATCAATACCGAAGACCATGCCAACGTGCTGCTGAAATTCGACAACGGCAACCGGGGCGTCATCACGGTGTCGCAGGTGTCGGCGGGACGCAAAAATCAGTTGAAAATCGAGATTTCGGGAGCGAAGAAAACGTTTGCGTTCGACTCCGAATCGCCGAATCAACTCTGGATTGGCAACCGCGACGGCTACAACCAAACCATGAACGACGACCCTTCGCTGGTTCATGCCGAAGCACGGTCGGTCATTAGCTTTCCCGGCGGGCATAACGAAGGCTTCCCCGACACCTCGAAGCAGATGTTTAAGGAAGTGTATGCTGCCATCGAAGCGGGCAAACAACCCGAAAATCCGACGTATCCGACGTTTGCCGACGGCTATCGGGAGTTATTGATTTGCGAAAAGATTCTTGAATCGAACCGGAAGCAGGCGTGGGTGGAAGTTGAATGA
- a CDS encoding four helix bundle protein, whose protein sequence is MNDKIEFVQQMQRRTKDFAIRSIRLYRALPKTGEARIVGKQYLRSATSLAANYRAVCRARSNAEYFAKLSIVVEETDESLFWLELLVEAEIMSEQKLANLKQEATELLSVFASARKNTTRTRR, encoded by the coding sequence ATGAACGATAAGATTGAGTTTGTGCAACAAATGCAGCGTCGGACGAAAGATTTTGCCATTCGGAGCATTCGTTTGTATCGTGCTCTGCCCAAAACAGGCGAAGCACGAATTGTTGGTAAGCAGTACTTGCGGTCAGCTACATCTTTAGCGGCAAACTATCGTGCTGTTTGCCGGGCACGAAGCAATGCCGAGTACTTTGCGAAATTGAGTATTGTCGTTGAAGAAACTGATGAATCGCTGTTCTGGCTTGAGTTATTGGTTGAAGCAGAGATCATGTCTGAACAAAAATTAGCGAATCTGAAGCAGGAAGCAACAGAACTCTTATCAGTCTTTGCATCGGCCCGAAAAAATACCACCAGAACCCGACGCTGA
- a CDS encoding sugar phosphate isomerase/epimerase family protein — MKTMKGPGIFLAQFLGDAEPFNSLDSIARYMADLGYKGIQLPTWDPRVIDLQQAADSQTYCDDLKGKLADIGVEITELSTHLQGQLVAVHPAYAAMFAGFGPAELANDAKGQQEWATNQLKLAAKASKNLGLTSHVTFSGALLWPFMYPWPQRPAGLVETGFTELATRWKPILDAFDEAGVNVGYELHPGEDLHDGITFEMFLEKVGNHPRAGINYDPSHFVLQQLDYLQFIDFYHERIYAYHVKDAEFNPTGKQGVYGGFQGWVERAGRFRSLGDGQVDFPGIFSKLAQYDYDGWAVLEWECAIKHPEQGAAEGAPFIADHIIRVTERAFDDFAGTGADEAFNKQVLGL, encoded by the coding sequence ATGAAAACAATGAAAGGGCCAGGTATTTTTCTGGCACAATTTCTTGGAGACGCCGAGCCGTTCAATTCCCTCGACTCCATCGCCCGCTACATGGCCGATCTCGGCTACAAGGGCATCCAACTCCCGACCTGGGACCCGCGCGTAATTGACCTGCAACAGGCCGCCGACAGCCAGACCTACTGCGACGATCTGAAAGGCAAACTGGCCGACATTGGCGTAGAAATCACCGAACTCTCAACCCACCTGCAAGGGCAGTTGGTGGCGGTGCATCCGGCCTACGCGGCCATGTTCGCAGGTTTCGGTCCGGCAGAACTCGCCAACGACGCCAAAGGGCAGCAGGAGTGGGCCACGAACCAACTCAAGTTAGCCGCCAAAGCATCGAAAAACCTCGGCCTTACCTCGCACGTCACGTTTTCGGGCGCATTGCTGTGGCCGTTTATGTACCCGTGGCCGCAGCGTCCCGCCGGGTTGGTCGAAACAGGATTTACCGAACTGGCTACGCGCTGGAAACCTATTCTGGATGCATTCGATGAAGCAGGCGTGAACGTGGGGTATGAACTCCACCCCGGCGAAGACCTTCACGACGGTATCACGTTCGAGATGTTTCTGGAGAAAGTGGGCAATCACCCCCGCGCCGGTATCAACTACGACCCAAGCCATTTCGTGTTGCAACAGCTTGATTACCTGCAATTTATTGACTTCTACCACGAGCGTATTTACGCCTATCACGTAAAAGACGCCGAGTTTAACCCGACGGGTAAGCAGGGCGTATACGGCGGTTTTCAGGGCTGGGTTGAGCGGGCCGGGCGGTTCCGGTCGCTGGGCGACGGGCAGGTGGATTTCCCCGGTATTTTCAGCAAACTGGCTCAGTACGATTACGACGGCTGGGCTGTGCTGGAGTGGGAGTGCGCCATCAAACACCCCGAACAGGGAGCCGCCGAAGGTGCGCCGTTCATTGCCGACCACATCATCCGCGTAACCGAACGCGCCTTCGACGACTTCGCCGGAACCGGTGCCGACGAAGCGTTTAATAAGCAGGTGCTGGGGTTGTAG
- a CDS encoding dihydrofolate reductase family protein, which yields MPRPKTSVYIATSLDGFIARPDGTLDWLMDERYTIPGEDFGYQLFMDSVDTLVMGRNTYETVLGFDEWPYAGKRVVVLSSGTPAVPDKLRNDVMVLSLPPAGVLDYIAQQGGQHVYIDGGQTIQRFLRDKCIDDLIITRMPVLIGEGIPLFGALAEDVLLSHLETKAFVNGAVQSRYACE from the coding sequence ATGCCTCGCCCGAAAACAAGCGTTTACATCGCTACCAGTTTGGATGGATTCATTGCCCGGCCCGACGGTACGCTCGATTGGCTGATGGATGAACGCTATACCATTCCCGGCGAAGATTTTGGCTATCAGTTATTTATGGATTCGGTCGACACGCTCGTGATGGGCCGAAATACCTACGAAACTGTGCTGGGCTTTGACGAATGGCCGTATGCAGGCAAGCGGGTGGTTGTGCTGAGCAGCGGCACCCCCGCCGTACCCGATAAGCTGAGAAACGACGTTATGGTGCTGTCGTTGCCACCCGCCGGAGTACTCGACTACATAGCCCAACAGGGTGGGCAACACGTCTATATCGATGGCGGACAGACGATTCAGCGGTTTCTGCGCGATAAGTGTATCGATGACTTGATTATTACCCGGATGCCTGTGCTGATTGGCGAAGGCATACCGCTGTTTGGCGCACTCGCAGAAGATGTTCTGCTTTCGCACCTTGAAACAAAAGCGTTTGTCAACGGGGCTGTACAAAGCCGGTACGCTTGTGAATAG
- a CDS encoding Crp/Fnr family transcriptional regulator, translated as MSLEPLAQLIGAIHPLSVADWSAFSAIWHPISAKRKQPITTAGQTENYLYCVTEGVQRVYYVDDAGREATLLFTYAPSFGGVVDSLLLRQPSRYYYETLTPSTFLRASFHDLQAVMQAHPAIETAIRLGTTQALSGVLERLVELQCYSSAEKLRALLRRSPHLLQLVPHKYIANYIGVDPTNFSKLINSIRA; from the coding sequence GTGTCGTTAGAACCGTTAGCGCAATTGATTGGAGCCATTCACCCGCTATCGGTTGCCGATTGGTCGGCTTTTTCGGCTATATGGCATCCCATTTCGGCCAAACGAAAACAACCGATAACAACAGCCGGGCAAACTGAAAACTACCTGTACTGCGTAACGGAGGGCGTTCAGCGGGTATATTATGTCGATGACGCAGGCCGGGAAGCAACGCTGCTGTTTACCTACGCGCCCTCGTTTGGCGGGGTGGTCGATTCGTTACTTCTTCGGCAACCTTCCCGCTACTATTACGAAACCTTGACGCCCTCAACGTTTTTGCGGGCGTCGTTTCACGATTTGCAAGCGGTAATGCAAGCCCACCCAGCAATTGAAACAGCGATTCGGTTGGGGACAACACAGGCGTTGTCGGGCGTGCTTGAACGCCTTGTCGAGCTACAATGCTATTCATCTGCCGAGAAGCTCAGGGCGTTGCTCCGGCGTAGTCCGCATTTGCTACAACTCGTGCCGCACAAATACATTGCCAACTACATCGGCGTTGACCCCACCAACTTCAGCAAGCTCATCAATTCGATCCGGGCATAA
- a CDS encoding DinB family protein — protein MRTTISQQEWLDSLEQCVEQHIQKAIDFQNMDDAVLNKPASDGGWSVAQCLAHLNSYGQYYLPYLKSGLGGQSGKRGAAVFKSSWLGNYLTRLMNPNLSKRKFKAAQRHQPTAYLSAQQVVAEFIDQQEALLVLLKKAALADLSQGRIPTSVMPWIRLSLGDVLQFVIVHNERHIAQAGRVLSGCTASSFRK, from the coding sequence ATGAGAACTACCATATCGCAACAAGAATGGCTCGATTCCCTCGAACAATGTGTGGAACAGCACATACAGAAGGCCATAGACTTTCAAAACATGGACGATGCCGTACTGAACAAACCAGCATCGGATGGCGGCTGGAGCGTAGCGCAATGTCTGGCACACCTGAACAGCTACGGGCAATACTACCTGCCTTATCTGAAGAGTGGGTTGGGCGGGCAGTCAGGTAAACGGGGGGCAGCCGTATTCAAAAGTTCATGGCTGGGCAATTACCTGACCCGGCTCATGAATCCCAACCTCAGTAAGCGGAAATTTAAAGCTGCCCAGCGTCATCAGCCCACCGCGTATTTATCAGCGCAACAGGTTGTAGCTGAGTTTATTGATCAACAGGAAGCGTTATTGGTGTTGCTAAAAAAAGCTGCTCTGGCTGATCTCAGTCAAGGCCGTATACCAACGTCGGTTATGCCGTGGATTCGCCTGAGTCTGGGCGATGTATTGCAGTTCGTGATTGTTCATAACGAGCGGCACATAGCTCAGGCCGGACGCGTACTTTCGGGTTGCACAGCCTCGTCGTTCCGAAAGTAG
- a CDS encoding (4Fe-4S)-binding protein, translating to MNDASDITKTYTNGEITVVWKPAVCIHSKICWTQLIEVFNPRQRPWIDMAGAETTRIAEQVDRCPSKALSYFRNDEAVQPESTRPA from the coding sequence ATGAACGACGCATCCGACATCACCAAAACCTACACGAACGGCGAAATAACGGTTGTCTGGAAACCTGCCGTTTGTATTCACTCGAAAATCTGCTGGACGCAGTTGATCGAGGTTTTCAACCCCCGTCAACGCCCCTGGATCGACATGGCCGGGGCCGAAACCACCCGCATCGCCGAGCAGGTTGATCGCTGCCCTTCCAAAGCCCTCAGCTACTTTCGGAACGACGAGGCTGTGCAACCCGAAAGTACGCGTCCGGCCTGA
- a CDS encoding OsmC family protein produces MITARIERTPYETHLSTSSQVIVVDEPFDAGGQDRGMTPGDLLAGALASCTVITLRMYADRKGWPLDSVVAHVDFSSDPDTKRTRYTMKLILNGDLTTDQRARLLDMADRCPIHRTLAQPADFETTLVD; encoded by the coding sequence ATGATTACCGCCCGCATCGAACGAACGCCTTACGAAACGCATTTGTCTACCTCGTCGCAAGTGATTGTAGTCGATGAGCCATTCGATGCGGGTGGGCAGGACCGGGGGATGACACCGGGCGATTTGCTGGCGGGCGCACTGGCGTCGTGCACGGTCATTACGCTGCGGATGTATGCCGACCGAAAAGGATGGCCGCTCGATTCGGTGGTGGCCCACGTTGATTTTAGCAGCGACCCCGACACAAAACGAACACGGTATACGATGAAGCTAATTCTGAACGGCGATCTGACGACCGACCAGCGCGCCCGCCTGCTCGACATGGCCGACCGCTGTCCCATTCACCGAACCTTAGCACAACCGGCTGATTTTGAGACAACTTTAGTGGACTAA
- the pyrE gene encoding orotate phosphoribosyltransferase, protein MDSLTVQQAVARHLLAVQAVRLRPDAPFTWSSGWKSPIYCDNRVTLADPAVRSFIKNALADVIRENFPAAEAIAGVATAGIPQGALVADVLDLPYCYVRPEPKAHGMGKQIEGRLLPGQNVVVIEDLISTGGSSLKVVDALRAAGANVLGMAAIFTYGFPLADQNFADRQVPLVCLSHYDALLTEAQALNYIPANALDSLAAWRQNPAEWGNSKQ, encoded by the coding sequence GTGGATTCACTGACTGTTCAACAGGCTGTAGCCCGTCATCTGCTGGCGGTACAGGCCGTTCGACTTCGGCCCGACGCACCCTTTACGTGGAGTTCGGGCTGGAAATCACCCATTTACTGCGACAATCGGGTTACGCTGGCCGATCCGGCAGTGCGCTCGTTCATCAAAAATGCGCTGGCCGATGTCATTCGTGAGAACTTCCCGGCAGCAGAGGCCATTGCCGGAGTCGCTACGGCGGGCATTCCGCAGGGTGCTCTGGTAGCCGACGTGCTGGACCTCCCCTACTGCTACGTTCGGCCCGAACCTAAAGCCCACGGCATGGGCAAACAGATTGAAGGTCGGCTACTGCCCGGCCAGAATGTGGTAGTAATTGAAGACCTGATCTCGACCGGTGGCAGTTCGCTGAAGGTGGTCGATGCGTTGCGGGCGGCTGGAGCCAACGTGCTGGGCATGGCCGCTATTTTTACGTATGGATTCCCGCTGGCCGATCAGAATTTTGCCGACAGGCAGGTGCCATTAGTTTGCCTGAGCCACTACGACGCCCTGCTAACCGAAGCCCAGGCTCTGAACTACATCCCGGCCAACGCCCTCGATTCGCTGGCAGCATGGCGGCAGAATCCAGCCGAATGGGGAAATAGTAAGCAGTAG
- a CDS encoding sensor histidine kinase, which translates to MNETIITQPLDLVQAILDNTPTGIAVMESVREPDSVARKGRIVDFRFTHLNYDAGRITRRDRHQLIGQRYSEAWPEARTNGVLDWHIRVAETGEPAKINGVNLVVDGYDGWFNIRIRPFGDGVIATFIDVTALKQAELANQRQAALLRSVLDSSANPIIAFSAVRDGATNKIVDFRYEAQNEANRRNVNRTDEEVIGHTMLEHFPQVVSAGLFDRYVTVVETGESVRFEQECNYDGLNGWFEISVAKWGDGIVLTLVDITDSRAYQQQIERANRDLLYANDNLRQFSYVASHDLQEPLRKIMAFGDLLQEQFGPQLGNVGQNMIGRMQSAAGRMSNLLKDVLAYSRISTHSEPFCAVSLNELMTDLRDELQHELQKTNAHLIINDLPSVPGNYVQLHQLFVNLLLNALKFRKNDRPLTITITSQAVAGAALPAALNPTMTYYEICVADNGIGFDNKYADQIFRVFQRLHNRQHYDGTGVGLAICKRVVENHHGCIIATAQPSEGAIFRVYLPKHE; encoded by the coding sequence ATGAATGAAACTATAATTACGCAACCTCTTGACCTTGTGCAGGCTATTCTGGATAATACGCCAACCGGAATTGCCGTAATGGAATCGGTGCGCGAACCCGACAGCGTAGCGAGAAAAGGGCGTATAGTTGATTTTCGCTTTACTCATCTGAACTACGACGCCGGACGCATTACCCGGCGCGACCGTCATCAGCTTATCGGGCAACGCTATTCTGAAGCCTGGCCCGAAGCCCGTACAAACGGGGTGTTAGACTGGCACATCCGCGTAGCCGAAACGGGTGAACCGGCTAAAATCAACGGCGTTAACCTGGTGGTTGATGGCTACGATGGGTGGTTCAACATTCGTATCAGGCCCTTTGGCGATGGCGTTATAGCTACCTTTATTGATGTTACGGCCCTGAAACAGGCCGAACTTGCCAATCAACGGCAAGCTGCGCTACTACGCTCAGTATTAGATAGTTCGGCAAACCCTATCATTGCTTTCTCTGCCGTTCGTGATGGAGCCACCAACAAAATTGTCGACTTCCGTTACGAAGCACAGAACGAAGCGAATCGCCGAAACGTGAATCGAACCGACGAGGAAGTGATTGGACACACCATGCTCGAACATTTCCCCCAGGTGGTGTCAGCCGGCCTGTTCGACCGCTATGTGACGGTGGTAGAAACGGGTGAGTCGGTGCGGTTTGAACAGGAATGCAACTACGACGGGCTGAATGGGTGGTTCGAAATTTCGGTCGCCAAATGGGGCGACGGTATTGTGCTGACGCTTGTTGACATTACAGACAGCCGGGCCTATCAACAACAGATTGAACGCGCCAACCGCGATTTACTCTACGCCAACGACAATCTGCGCCAGTTTTCTTACGTTGCCAGCCACGATTTGCAGGAACCGCTGCGTAAAATCATGGCCTTCGGCGATCTGTTGCAGGAACAATTTGGCCCGCAGTTGGGCAATGTGGGGCAGAACATGATCGGGCGAATGCAGTCGGCAGCGGGCCGGATGTCGAATTTACTCAAAGACGTACTGGCCTATTCACGTATCAGTACACATAGCGAACCGTTTTGTGCCGTGTCGCTCAACGAACTCATGACTGACCTGCGCGACGAGTTGCAGCACGAACTCCAAAAAACAAATGCTCACCTTATCATCAACGACCTACCCAGCGTACCAGGCAATTACGTACAACTGCATCAGCTATTCGTCAATCTATTGCTGAATGCACTGAAATTCAGAAAAAACGACCGTCCGCTAACGATCACCATCACGAGTCAGGCGGTGGCGGGGGCTGCGCTGCCCGCAGCGTTGAACCCAACGATGACCTATTACGAAATCTGTGTTGCCGATAATGGCATCGGTTTCGACAATAAGTACGCCGACCAGATTTTTCGGGTTTTCCAACGGCTTCATAACCGGCAGCACTATGATGGTACGGGCGTTGGTTTAGCCATCTGCAAACGCGTTGTAGAAAACCATCACGGGTGTATCATCGCTACCGCCCAACCGAGTGAAGGAGCTATATTCCGGGTATATTTGCCGAAACACGAGTAG